In the genome of Hymenobacter cellulosivorans, one region contains:
- a CDS encoding helix-turn-helix domain-containing protein, producing the protein MKQSAREFKTLSTVSDFTQHFGFPPPAHPLLTVIDLEKTRHLVPPTTPVLRQLYIIALKKNMQGSLRYGHRPYDFSQGVLAFYAPGQYCEGSDGVDISQISGWMLVFHPDLLLKYPLGKKISSYGFFSYAVHEALHLSDGEEQTLEGLMNSIRHEYQQAIDAFSHDVLVSQLEVLLSYANRFYHRQFLTRRTAEHDLLTRFETLLTAYLAQDGEQPLPTVQHFADQLHVSPAYLSDMLRTLTGQNTQQHLHHGLIEKAKHLLLSTSLSINETAFQLGFEYPQYFTRLFKSKTGLTPAAFRFSAQ; encoded by the coding sequence ATGAAACAGTCGGCCCGAGAATTCAAAACGTTGTCCACGGTATCGGATTTCACCCAGCACTTCGGGTTTCCGCCGCCCGCCCACCCGCTGCTCACCGTCATTGACCTGGAAAAGACCCGCCATTTGGTGCCACCTACTACGCCGGTGCTGCGGCAGCTCTACATTATTGCGCTCAAGAAAAACATGCAGGGCAGTCTGCGCTACGGGCACCGACCCTATGACTTCAGTCAGGGCGTGCTGGCTTTTTACGCCCCGGGCCAGTACTGTGAGGGCTCCGATGGGGTCGACATTTCCCAGATCAGCGGCTGGATGCTGGTCTTTCACCCCGACCTGCTGCTCAAGTACCCGTTGGGCAAGAAGATTAGCAGCTACGGGTTCTTTTCCTACGCCGTGCACGAGGCCCTGCACCTCTCCGACGGGGAAGAACAGACCCTAGAAGGCCTGATGAACAGCATCCGGCACGAGTACCAGCAGGCCATCGACGCCTTCAGCCACGACGTGCTGGTGTCGCAGCTGGAGGTGCTGCTCAGCTACGCCAACCGCTTCTACCACCGCCAGTTTCTGACCCGGCGCACGGCCGAGCACGACTTGCTGACCCGCTTTGAAACCCTGCTGACGGCGTATCTGGCCCAAGATGGGGAGCAGCCCTTGCCCACGGTGCAGCACTTCGCCGACCAGCTGCACGTGTCGCCGGCTTACTTGAGCGACATGCTGCGCACCCTCACCGGCCAAAACACCCAGCAGCACCTGCACCACGGGCTGATTGAGAAGGCCAAGCACCTGCTGCTAAGCACCTCGCTGAGCATCAACGAAACCGCCTTTCAGCTGGGGTTCGAGTACCCGCAGTACTTTACCCGCTTGTTTAAAAGCAAAACCGGCCTGACGCCGGCCGCCTTCCGGTTTTCGGCCCAGTAA
- a CDS encoding alpha/beta hydrolase family protein: MGYPVGYRRLDVPDATLNLTLPLVLLYPGQEPEQPEALGPYLLSVARNASPAAGQFPVVLISHGTGGSGMVYRTLAHSLASEGFIIGLPEHPHNNHANDSWAGTPQNLTARPRHLQLALNALLEDPQIGPVALPGSVALIGHSLGGYTALALAGGTPTTLPHESADGQPRPIPTPADSRIRALVLLAPATPWFREPETLRQVGVPILLLTAEKDEHTLPWHGQNVLQGVPDPAQVQHRVVSNAGHFSFLSPFPTERISQAFAPSQDPPGFDRAQFQRELQAEVLTFLRAVL; encoded by the coding sequence ATGGGCTACCCGGTAGGATACCGCCGCCTCGACGTACCTGACGCTACTCTGAACCTGACGCTGCCCCTGGTCCTCCTCTACCCAGGCCAGGAGCCGGAACAGCCGGAAGCCCTGGGGCCCTATCTGTTGAGCGTAGCCCGAAACGCCTCTCCCGCAGCCGGGCAGTTTCCTGTAGTCCTGATTTCCCACGGCACCGGCGGCTCGGGCATGGTATACCGCACCCTGGCGCACTCTCTGGCGAGTGAGGGTTTCATAATAGGCCTGCCGGAACACCCGCATAACAACCACGCGAACGACAGCTGGGCCGGCACTCCGCAGAACCTGACGGCCCGTCCCCGCCACTTGCAGCTGGCCCTCAACGCCCTCTTGGAGGACCCGCAAATCGGGCCCGTAGCACTTCCCGGTTCGGTGGCCCTGATTGGTCATTCCCTGGGCGGCTACACTGCCTTGGCTCTGGCCGGCGGCACACCTACTACGTTGCCCCACGAGTCGGCCGACGGGCAGCCGCGCCCGATTCCGACGCCGGCAGATAGCCGCATCCGGGCCTTGGTGCTGCTGGCACCGGCCACGCCCTGGTTTCGGGAGCCCGAAACCTTGCGCCAGGTGGGGGTGCCCATTCTGTTGCTTACCGCCGAGAAAGACGAGCACACGCTGCCCTGGCACGGCCAGAACGTGCTCCAGGGTGTGCCGGATCCGGCCCAGGTGCAGCACCGAGTAGTTTCCAATGCCGGGCATTTTTCTTTTCTGAGCCCCTTTCCCACCGAGCGGATCAGCCAGGCCTTTGCCCCATCTCAGGACCCGCCCGGCTTCGACCGGGCCCAGTTTCAGCGGGAGCTGCAGGCCGAAGTGCTGACGTTTCTGCGGGCGGTGCTTTAA
- a CDS encoding aldo/keto reductase — MSTINKVALGSQGLEVPVQGLGCMGMTGGINGMSVYGEADEVESVATIHRALELGINLLDTADLYGPMHNERLVGRAIAGRRQEIILATKFGFEVDDQENWAGGYNGRPEYVRKSIERSLRNLQTDYVDLYYLHRIDPNTPLEDTVGAMSRLVEEGKVRFLGLSEVTAEELRRGHAVHPITALQTEYSLFDRGVEEDGVLQATRDMGIGFVGYSPLGRGFLSGDIKTPDDFEANDSRRFFPRYQGENFYKNLALVEKLQSLAQAKGVTAAQLALAWVLAQGVVAIPGTKRRKYLEQNVAAVSLTLSAAELAELEAIMPVGSSAGAAYPEGF; from the coding sequence ATGAGCACCATCAATAAAGTAGCCCTGGGCAGCCAGGGGTTGGAAGTACCCGTGCAAGGCCTGGGCTGCATGGGCATGACCGGCGGCATCAACGGCATGAGTGTGTACGGCGAGGCCGACGAGGTGGAAAGCGTAGCCACCATTCATAGGGCCCTGGAACTGGGCATCAACCTGCTCGACACCGCCGACCTGTACGGGCCCATGCACAACGAGCGGCTGGTGGGCCGGGCCATTGCCGGGCGGCGTCAGGAAATTATTCTGGCCACCAAGTTCGGCTTTGAAGTAGACGACCAGGAAAACTGGGCCGGCGGCTACAACGGCCGCCCCGAGTACGTGCGCAAGAGCATCGAGCGGTCGTTGCGCAACCTGCAAACCGACTACGTGGACCTGTACTACCTGCACCGCATCGACCCCAACACCCCGCTGGAAGACACCGTGGGGGCCATGAGCCGCCTGGTGGAAGAAGGCAAGGTGCGCTTTCTGGGCCTGTCGGAAGTAACGGCCGAAGAACTGCGCCGGGGCCACGCCGTGCACCCGATTACGGCCTTGCAAACCGAGTACTCTCTCTTCGACCGGGGCGTAGAGGAAGACGGCGTACTACAGGCCACCCGCGACATGGGCATCGGCTTTGTGGGCTACTCGCCGCTGGGCCGGGGCTTCTTGTCGGGCGACATCAAGACGCCGGACGACTTCGAGGCCAACGACTCGCGCCGGTTTTTCCCGCGCTACCAGGGCGAGAATTTTTATAAGAACCTGGCCTTGGTCGAGAAGCTCCAAAGCCTGGCCCAGGCCAAGGGCGTGACGGCCGCCCAGCTGGCGTTAGCCTGGGTGCTGGCCCAGGGCGTAGTAGCTATTCCCGGCACCAAGCGCCGCAAGTATCTGGAGCAGAACGTGGCCGCCGTCAGCCTCACGCTGAGTGCGGCCGAGCTGGCGGAGCTGGAGGCCATTATGCCGGTGGGCAGCTCAGCCGGCGCCGCGTATCCGGAGGGATTTTAG
- a CDS encoding aldo/keto reductase, giving the protein MSLTNFRTLGRSGLIVSPLALGTMTFGTARWGSDDDVSQAIFNAYVDAGGNFLDTADVYSGGQSEEMLGRFVAERRLRDHLVLATKFSFGGQANTPNVGGNGRKNIHRALEGSLRRLQTDYVDLYWLHAYDSVTPVEEVLHTLGDLVRTGKIRYFGFSNVPAWYATKAATLAAAHGIPGPVALQVEYSLVARRIEQEHVPAARDLGLGITPWSPLAAGFLAGKYQREGAGASGEGRLTGPNPFGNMKFTDHNWQVLDALRPVAAELNRPLAQVALAWVAQQPGISSVIVGASKVAQLHESVAALDIQLTPAQLQSLDEASILDPFQDRFWSVLKKAVFGGGSVQGWQ; this is encoded by the coding sequence ATGTCACTTACTAATTTCCGAACCCTGGGCCGTTCCGGCCTTATTGTTAGCCCGCTGGCCCTGGGCACTATGACCTTCGGCACCGCCCGCTGGGGCTCCGACGACGACGTTTCCCAGGCCATTTTCAATGCCTACGTAGACGCGGGCGGCAATTTCCTGGACACCGCCGACGTGTACTCGGGCGGGCAGAGTGAAGAAATGCTGGGCCGCTTCGTGGCCGAGCGCCGCCTGCGCGACCACCTGGTGCTGGCTACCAAGTTCAGCTTCGGCGGACAGGCCAACACCCCCAACGTGGGCGGCAACGGGCGCAAGAACATTCACCGGGCCCTGGAAGGCTCCCTGCGCCGCCTCCAAACCGACTATGTGGACCTCTACTGGCTGCACGCCTACGACTCGGTGACGCCCGTGGAAGAGGTGCTACACACCCTGGGCGACCTGGTGCGGACGGGCAAGATCCGCTACTTCGGCTTCTCCAACGTGCCCGCCTGGTACGCCACCAAAGCCGCCACGCTGGCCGCTGCCCACGGCATCCCCGGCCCCGTGGCCCTGCAAGTGGAATACTCCCTGGTGGCTCGCCGCATTGAGCAGGAGCACGTACCGGCCGCTCGGGACCTAGGCTTGGGCATCACGCCGTGGAGTCCGCTGGCGGCGGGCTTTCTGGCCGGCAAGTACCAGCGCGAAGGCGCCGGAGCCAGCGGCGAAGGCCGGCTTACGGGCCCCAACCCCTTCGGCAACATGAAATTTACGGACCACAACTGGCAAGTGCTCGACGCGCTGCGGCCCGTGGCGGCCGAGCTAAACCGGCCCCTGGCCCAAGTGGCCCTGGCTTGGGTGGCACAGCAGCCCGGCATCAGCTCGGTCATCGTGGGGGCCAGCAAGGTGGCGCAGCTGCACGAAAGTGTGGCCGCACTCGATATTCAGCTCACGCCCGCGCAGCTCCAGTCGCTGGACGAGGCCAGCATTCTGGACCCGTTTCAGGACCGGTTCTGGTCGGTGCTCAAAAAGGCCGTATTTGGGGGCGGTAGCGTGCAGGGCTGGCAGTAG
- a CDS encoding pyruvate dehydrogenase complex E1 component subunit beta, translating into MRTIQFREALREAMSEEMRRDPRVFLMGEEVAEYNGAYKVSQGMLDEFGPERVIDTPIAELGFAGIGVGAAINGLLPIIEFMTFNFSLVAIDQVINSAAKIYSMSGGQYSCPIVFRGPTGNAGMLSSQHSQNFENWYANTPGLKVVVPSNPYDAKGLLKAAIRDADPVIFMESELMYGDKGEVPEEEYVLEIGKANVVRQGKSVTLVSFGKMMKIALAAADELAKDGIEAEVIDLRSVRPIDYDTLVESVKKTNRMVVVEEAWPLASISSELAYTVQRRAFDYLDAPVVRVTCMDVPLPYAPTLIEASLPNVARTIQAVKEVTYQKA; encoded by the coding sequence ATGCGGACCATCCAATTCCGGGAAGCCCTGCGCGAGGCCATGTCTGAAGAAATGCGGCGCGACCCGCGCGTGTTTCTGATGGGCGAAGAAGTAGCTGAGTACAACGGCGCCTACAAAGTAAGCCAAGGCATGCTCGACGAGTTTGGCCCTGAGCGCGTGATTGATACGCCGATTGCCGAGCTGGGCTTCGCCGGTATCGGCGTGGGAGCGGCCATCAACGGCCTGCTGCCCATCATCGAGTTCATGACCTTCAACTTCTCGCTGGTCGCCATTGACCAGGTGATTAACTCGGCCGCCAAGATTTACTCCATGTCGGGCGGGCAGTACTCCTGCCCCATCGTGTTCCGCGGCCCCACCGGCAACGCCGGTATGCTGTCCTCGCAGCACTCCCAGAACTTCGAGAACTGGTACGCCAACACGCCCGGCCTGAAAGTAGTCGTTCCCTCGAACCCCTACGATGCCAAGGGCCTGCTCAAAGCCGCCATCCGCGACGCCGACCCGGTGATTTTCATGGAGTCGGAGCTGATGTACGGCGACAAGGGCGAAGTGCCCGAGGAAGAATACGTGCTGGAAATCGGCAAAGCCAACGTGGTGCGTCAGGGCAAGTCGGTGACGCTGGTGAGCTTCGGCAAAATGATGAAAATTGCCTTGGCCGCCGCCGATGAGCTGGCCAAGGACGGCATCGAAGCCGAAGTAATCGACCTGCGCTCGGTGCGCCCCATCGACTATGACACGCTGGTGGAGTCGGTGAAGAAAACCAACCGCATGGTGGTCGTGGAAGAAGCCTGGCCCCTGGCCAGCATCAGTTCGGAGCTGGCCTACACCGTGCAGCGCCGCGCCTTCGACTACCTCGACGCCCCCGTGGTGCGCGTAACCTGCATGGACGTACCCCTGCCCTACGCCCCCACCCTGATTGAAGCCTCGCTGCCCAACGTAGCCCGCACCATTCAGGCCGTGAAAGAAGTAACTTACCAGAAAGCCTAG
- a CDS encoding tetratricopeptide repeat protein — translation MKVYLRLFPSVWVVLAAAALPGCTLPRMLKVAQEGQQVTVQPSVLESNGENVLFEVTARVPAKHLKKGNAYNLGLSYRYDNGLREDTVGRLTFVSGEYTYDTEKKDELVITKQFSFPYSPRKSPGELLALPDAHQLKPNGKRVKGTQFRLARGIVTTGRLVVRQDTAIGLLPETADNNMSGTRILPFFFDQGSAAIRNYLGTNVQALEDFIEANQHTKKVMIAAGHSPDSIDSRDARLADRRVQGLMRYYKKRVDTDSYLNKVSNIQFETVAYHRRWDLFLNKVQNSALKPAQIDSVVMLINDSKGSFAQKERQLRDLSFYDYIEQYIYPVMRFGTVAVEYTAPKRYDSEIYLLSKKIVEKEMEADALTPEELRYSATLTPLLAEKQRIYETAVATTGRWEAYHNLAVVLLQRSEKEVSDKVRKAYLRRAATNFTLAAHRNPTADLFYRVATAYHRAGDRLEALQNYDYAIKLGGPRPVLEKVFADKAALEIEVGQLDDALGSISYSGKSYQNTMNRALIYLLKGNYDGAAGIYREALDLKPNDPMAYYCLAVVAARRQDEAQMGQYLIRAVQLDRTYAQRAVEDLEFRDYAAGKVFLEALR, via the coding sequence ATGAAAGTTTATTTGCGCCTGTTTCCGTCCGTGTGGGTAGTGCTGGCCGCGGCCGCACTGCCGGGTTGTACGTTGCCCCGGATGCTAAAGGTTGCGCAAGAAGGCCAGCAAGTTACGGTGCAGCCCTCGGTGCTGGAAAGCAACGGCGAAAACGTCTTGTTTGAAGTCACGGCCCGGGTACCGGCTAAGCACCTCAAGAAGGGCAACGCCTACAACCTGGGCCTGAGCTACCGCTACGACAACGGCCTGCGCGAAGACACCGTGGGCCGCCTGACCTTCGTCTCGGGCGAGTACACCTACGACACCGAGAAAAAAGACGAGCTGGTCATCACCAAGCAGTTTTCCTTTCCCTACTCGCCCCGCAAAAGCCCCGGCGAGCTACTGGCTTTGCCCGATGCCCACCAGCTCAAGCCCAACGGCAAGCGGGTGAAGGGTACGCAGTTTCGGTTGGCCCGCGGCATCGTCACGACGGGCCGGCTGGTGGTGCGTCAGGATACGGCCATTGGCCTATTGCCCGAAACGGCCGACAACAACATGAGTGGCACCCGCATTCTGCCCTTCTTTTTCGACCAGGGCAGCGCCGCCATCCGCAATTACCTGGGCACCAATGTGCAGGCCCTGGAAGACTTCATTGAGGCCAACCAGCACACCAAGAAGGTGATGATAGCCGCCGGCCACTCGCCTGACTCTATCGACTCGCGCGACGCCCGCCTGGCCGACCGCCGGGTGCAGGGCCTGATGCGCTACTATAAAAAGCGCGTCGACACCGATTCGTATCTGAATAAGGTCAGCAACATTCAGTTTGAAACTGTGGCCTACCATCGGCGGTGGGATTTGTTTCTGAACAAGGTGCAGAACTCGGCCCTGAAGCCGGCCCAGATTGACTCGGTGGTCATGCTCATCAACGACTCCAAGGGCAGCTTTGCCCAGAAAGAGAGGCAGCTGCGGGACCTCTCCTTCTACGACTATATCGAGCAGTACATCTACCCGGTGATGCGCTTCGGCACCGTAGCCGTGGAGTACACCGCTCCCAAGCGCTACGACTCGGAAATCTATTTGCTCTCCAAAAAGATTGTGGAGAAGGAAATGGAGGCCGATGCCCTCACCCCTGAAGAGCTGCGCTACTCGGCTACGCTCACGCCGCTGCTGGCCGAAAAGCAGCGCATCTACGAAACCGCGGTGGCTACCACCGGCCGTTGGGAAGCCTACCACAACCTGGCCGTAGTGCTCTTGCAGCGCTCGGAAAAGGAAGTCAGCGACAAGGTGCGCAAAGCCTACCTGCGCCGGGCCGCTACCAACTTCACCCTGGCCGCCCACCGCAACCCCACTGCCGACTTGTTTTACCGCGTGGCCACCGCCTACCACCGGGCCGGCGACCGGCTCGAAGCCCTGCAGAACTACGACTACGCCATCAAGCTCGGCGGGCCGCGGCCGGTGCTGGAAAAGGTATTTGCCGATAAAGCCGCCCTGGAAATCGAGGTCGGACAGCTCGATGACGCCCTGGGCAGCATCAGCTACAGCGGAAAAAGCTACCAGAACACGATGAACCGGGCCCTGATTTACTTGCTGAAAGGCAACTACGACGGCGCGGCCGGCATTTACCGCGAAGCCCTGGACCTCAAGCCCAACGACCCGATGGCCTACTACTGCCTGGCCGTAGTGGCCGCCCGCCGCCAGGACGAAGCCCAGATGGGCCAGTACCTGATCCGCGCCGTGCAGCTCGACCGCACCTACGCCCAGCGTGCCGTCGAGGACCTGGAGTTCCGGGATTACGCCGCCGGAAAAGTGTTCCTGGAAGCCCTGCGGTAA
- a CDS encoding PspC domain-containing protein has translation MKRLTDFIEQQSFGVCNALGQRLGFSSSSVRLSFVYASFFTFGSPIVLYFALAFWMNVRRAMRRQRSTVWDL, from the coding sequence ATGAAACGATTAACCGACTTCATCGAACAGCAGAGCTTTGGCGTCTGCAATGCTTTGGGGCAGCGTTTGGGCTTCTCTAGCAGCAGCGTGCGGCTCTCCTTTGTCTACGCGTCGTTTTTCACCTTTGGCTCGCCCATCGTGCTGTACTTCGCCCTGGCCTTCTGGATGAACGTGCGCCGGGCCATGCGCCGGCAGCGCAGCACCGTCTGGGACCTATAG
- a CDS encoding glycosyltransferase family 2 protein: MASNPAAPGGLCADVAVVILNWNGQQFLRQFLPAVLAHSDGARIIVADNASTDDSVAILGQEFPTVEIIRNPNNLGFCDGYNRALQQVEAKYYMLLNSDVEVTPGWLLPLRELLETRPEVAACQPKIRQYSTETTQRELFEYAGAGGGYLDRLGYPFCRGRLFDTLEKDLGQYDDPRPVAWATGACMLVRAASWHQMGGLESTFFAHMEEIDLCWRLWNVGQQVWYHGGSTVFHVGGGTLHKSNPRKTYLNFRNGLALVYKNVAEAELTDVLLIRLMLDWVAALRFLLQGNTGDFKAILRAHRDFYKQRAYWKQKRQENPQKQLTHQRPGVYQGSLVWAYFGQGIRAFSQLSPKDFGTTLHAPNTATSQSSSLTNSPFH, encoded by the coding sequence TTGGCCTCTAATCCGGCCGCGCCCGGCGGCCTCTGCGCCGACGTGGCCGTGGTGATTCTGAACTGGAACGGGCAGCAATTTCTGCGGCAGTTTCTGCCCGCCGTGCTGGCCCACTCCGACGGGGCCCGTATCATCGTGGCCGACAATGCCAGCACGGATGACTCGGTAGCAATTCTGGGCCAGGAGTTTCCGACGGTAGAAATCATCCGCAACCCCAACAACCTGGGCTTTTGCGACGGATATAACCGGGCCTTGCAGCAGGTGGAGGCCAAGTATTATATGCTGCTCAACTCCGACGTGGAGGTGACGCCCGGCTGGCTGCTTCCGTTGCGAGAACTGCTGGAAACCCGGCCGGAAGTAGCCGCCTGCCAGCCCAAAATCCGGCAGTACAGCACCGAAACCACGCAGCGGGAGCTGTTTGAGTACGCCGGGGCCGGCGGGGGCTACCTCGACCGGCTGGGCTACCCCTTCTGCCGTGGCCGCCTCTTCGACACCCTGGAAAAAGACCTGGGCCAGTACGACGACCCGCGGCCGGTAGCCTGGGCCACTGGCGCCTGCATGCTGGTGCGGGCCGCCTCCTGGCACCAAATGGGCGGCCTGGAGTCAACCTTTTTTGCTCACATGGAGGAAATTGATCTGTGCTGGCGCCTCTGGAATGTGGGGCAGCAGGTGTGGTACCACGGTGGCAGCACGGTCTTTCACGTGGGTGGCGGCACGCTGCACAAGTCGAACCCGCGCAAAACTTACCTCAACTTCCGCAACGGCCTAGCCCTGGTGTATAAGAACGTGGCCGAGGCCGAGCTAACCGACGTGCTCCTCATTCGGCTAATGCTGGACTGGGTGGCGGCCCTGCGCTTTCTGCTCCAAGGCAACACCGGCGACTTCAAAGCCATTCTGCGCGCCCACCGCGACTTTTACAAGCAACGGGCTTATTGGAAGCAAAAGCGCCAGGAAAACCCGCAGAAGCAGCTCACCCACCAGCGGCCGGGCGTCTACCAGGGAAGCCTGGTTTGGGCTTACTTCGGCCAAGGCATCCGCGCCTTCAGCCAGCTTAGCCCGAAAGATTTTGGTACCACACTGCACGCACCAAACACTGCCACTAGTCAAAGTAGCTCACTCACAAACTCACCATTTCACTAA
- a CDS encoding YbaB/EbfC family nucleoid-associated protein yields the protein MFDMMGMMGKAKELQEKLQKAQSELQYLTVTAESGGGLVKATVNGHRQLLKLDIDDTLLTPQDRDMLADLVVAAVNKAMNEAAEKGKEELKSKTSGLLPNIPGFDLGSFGL from the coding sequence ATGTTTGACATGATGGGCATGATGGGCAAAGCCAAAGAGCTACAGGAAAAGCTCCAGAAGGCCCAGAGCGAGCTGCAATACCTGACCGTCACGGCCGAGTCGGGCGGGGGGCTGGTGAAGGCCACCGTAAACGGCCACCGCCAGCTGCTCAAGCTCGATATTGACGACACGCTGCTCACGCCCCAGGACCGCGACATGCTGGCTGACCTGGTGGTAGCGGCCGTAAACAAAGCCATGAACGAGGCCGCCGAAAAGGGCAAAGAAGAGCTCAAAAGCAAGACCTCCGGCCTACTGCCCAATATTCCCGGCTTCGACTTGGGCAGCTTTGGCCTCTAA
- a CDS encoding universal stress protein: MLPAFVVLTDLSAAAESALTYATYLAQRLSGRIQLLHVYQDPMVVPEAAMVTVPLVLESRQVMLSELIERALRLPIPASAELAVGPFRDAVGEAVRQHQPLLLVLGREKDPTLLDQLIRVQATPILQAARYPLLLVPEGWSSHQLPRRLVVAADDQPFWLTAPSLALSGLLDHCYATTTVVHVAPKTGPSRADVGLASLQRTGMFGQLTGNSLYEIREEAPADGILQATEELQADMVVVLARPHSFLGGLFHRSVTAQVLRHSKVPVLVLPTTA; encoded by the coding sequence ATGCTCCCCGCTTTTGTAGTACTCACCGACTTATCGGCGGCCGCCGAATCGGCCCTGACCTACGCCACGTATCTGGCCCAGCGGCTCAGCGGCCGGATTCAGCTGTTGCACGTGTACCAGGACCCGATGGTGGTGCCCGAGGCGGCCATGGTCACGGTTCCGCTGGTGCTGGAAAGCCGGCAGGTTATGCTCAGCGAATTAATCGAACGAGCCCTGCGCCTGCCCATTCCCGCCAGCGCCGAGCTGGCTGTAGGCCCCTTTCGCGACGCGGTAGGCGAAGCCGTGCGCCAGCATCAGCCACTGCTGCTGGTGCTGGGCCGCGAAAAAGACCCGACCCTGCTCGACCAGCTCATCCGGGTGCAGGCCACGCCCATTCTGCAGGCGGCCCGCTACCCCTTGCTGCTCGTGCCTGAAGGCTGGAGTAGCCACCAGCTGCCCCGCCGCCTCGTAGTAGCCGCCGACGACCAGCCGTTCTGGCTCACGGCACCTTCCCTGGCCTTGTCGGGGCTGCTGGACCACTGCTACGCCACCACGACGGTGGTTCACGTCGCACCCAAAACCGGCCCCAGCCGCGCCGACGTGGGCCTGGCCTCGCTGCAGCGCACGGGTATGTTTGGCCAACTTACCGGCAACAGCCTCTACGAAATCAGGGAGGAAGCCCCTGCCGACGGTATCCTGCAGGCAACCGAGGAGCTGCAGGCCGATATGGTCGTAGTGCTGGCCCGGCCCCACAGCTTCCTGGGCGGCCTGTTTCACCGCAGCGTTACGGCTCAGGTACTGCGCCACAGCAAAGTACCCGTGCTAGTATTGCCTACCACGGCCTAG